The region ATGACGTCGACGCAGGCGCTGGAAGACGCGGAAATTCGCCGCAACAATGCACAGAGCGATTTGTCCGCCGCGAAAAGCCGCGCCGTGCAAGCCCGTCAGCAGCTGCAGCGCACCCTCGTGCGCGCGCCGTTCGACGGCATCGTGAGCGAGCGCAAGGTATCGAATGGCGATACGGCGCAAATCGGCAAGGAATTGATCAAGGTCATCGATCCAACCAGCATGCGCCTCGAAGGCCTGGTGTCGGCCGACAAGATCGGCGTCGTCAAGGTGGGCCAGCCCGTGCTGTTCCGCATCAATGGTTATCCAGGCCAGGATTTCGCGGGCAAGGTGCGCCGCGTCGATCCTGCCGCCAATACCGTCACGCGCCAGGTGGCCGTGCTGGTCGATTTCAACGACAAGGAACAGCCGCGCGTGGCCGGCCTGTACGCGGAAGGGCGCATCGAGACGGAAACCGTCAGCGCGCTGATGATACCCGACTCGGCCCTGGTGAAGGCGGGCGACGTTACGTACACGTGGAAAGTCAAGGACAAGGCTTTACATAAAGTCAACTTGCGCATCGGTGCGCGCGACGTGCGCACGGGCCAGTGGGAAGTGCAAAGCGGTCTGGCCAGCGGCGACACCGTGCTGCGCACGCCGGGCTCGACCTTCAAGGATGGACAGAAAGTGGAATTGACGGCAGCCAAAGCCGTGCCAGCGGCCGCCGTGGCCAGCAGCAGCACCGCCGTTGCCGGTAAAGGAAACTAAGCCATGTTCCTTTCCGATTTCAGTATCAAGCGGCCCACCGCCACCATCGTCCTGATCCTGGCCATGATGTGCGTCGGCTTGCTGGCGCTCAAGAAATTGCGCGTCAACCAGAATCCGGACGTCGAAGTGCCGTTCATCGTCGTCAGCATTCCTTATCCGGGCGCATCGCCCGACACGGTCGAGCGCGAAGTGGTGAACCGCCTGGAAAAATCATTGCAAAGCATTTCCGGCGTGACCGAAGTCAACAGCGATTCGAATGAAGGTTCGGCCAGCATCTTCCTGAAGTTTTCCTTCAATACCAATTTGATCGAAGCGTCCGACAATATCCGCAATGCGATTGCCGCCGTGCGCTACAAGTTGCCGACGGAAATGCGCGAGCCCATCCTGCAGCGCATCGACCCGGCCGCCGAACCGATCATGCAGCTGGCGCTGTCGTCGAATGCGCAAAGCCATGCGGAAATTTCGCGCCTGGCCGAAGACGTGCTGTCAGACCGCTTTCGCACCGTCGATGGCGTGGCGCTGGTCAACGTGGGCGGCTCGCTGAAACGCGAACTGTCCGTGCTGCTGCGGGCGGAAAAATTGCGTGAATACAATGTGTCCGTCAGCGACGTCGTGACCGCCTTGCGCAACCAGAACACGAATGCCCCGGTGGGCAAGGTGCGCGGCACCCTGGACGAGAAAAGCATCCGCCTGGTCGGCCG is a window of Janthinobacterium rivuli DNA encoding:
- a CDS encoding efflux RND transporter periplasmic adaptor subunit encodes the protein MLRKTLFVLAIASALAACGKESKDPGKGGKNAKEQASAAVNLLVSPEDLLTIQSNALASGPVITGSVQPERNADLRAEVSAVVLQVLKENGEVVKRGDVLVRLDETSIRDSLNSAEEASRAASQVLEQSERMFQRMKTLRASGMTSTQALEDAEIRRNNAQSDLSAAKSRAVQARQQLQRTLVRAPFDGIVSERKVSNGDTAQIGKELIKVIDPTSMRLEGLVSADKIGVVKVGQPVLFRINGYPGQDFAGKVRRVDPAANTVTRQVAVLVDFNDKEQPRVAGLYAEGRIETETVSALMIPDSALVKAGDVTYTWKVKDKALHKVNLRIGARDVRTGQWEVQSGLASGDTVLRTPGSTFKDGQKVELTAAKAVPAAAVASSSTAVAGKGN